From the genome of Notolabrus celidotus isolate fNotCel1 chromosome 5, fNotCel1.pri, whole genome shotgun sequence, one region includes:
- the LOC117812415 gene encoding putative monooxygenase p33MONOX → MSGSGDLPAIEGPGMGGMKLPIGMTRRALSYDDNLEAPMSTPPHDISINNLWRRPIIPDRKFPHLVEEDESGVVSKPIVPESAPSWSPTVVKAKASSIIMNSLITKQTHDSMYKFEQRAGLTDASYTPHKGLTAEETRHHHRIPESLQKLQIQSLEAREERQSSSSQSTPSTTPHTSPKQLRRSWFSSTGSEISMSSSSSSLDMGGGGGGGGGGGGGGGGGGGGGGGDMAGGAVERWSVFGPRPQVHKSTSDLGSDSAAAAGFALQAYRGGQKPTPMEVMKAQTTRLGDTPAAQSMAPPKMEIPTVDGRRQGTRPHKLKPRDMNILTPSGF, encoded by the exons ATGTCAGGCTCAGGAGACTTACCAG CCATCGAGGGTCCTGGGATGGGCGGGATGAAGCTTCCCATTGGGATGACCCGTAGAGCCCTCAGCTACGATGACAACCTGGAGGCCCCGATGTCCACGCCCCCCCACGACATCAGCATCAACAACCTGTGGAGACGACCCATCATACCCGACAGAAAGTTCCCACACCTGGTTGAG GAGGATGAGAGCGGTGTCGTCAGTAAGCCAATAGTGCCAGAGAGCGCCCCCTCATGGTCACCAACTGTAGTGAAAGCCAAGGCCTCCTCCATCATCATGAACTCTCTCATCACCA AACAGACTCATGACAGCATGTACAAGTTTGAGCAGAGGGCGGGACTTACCGATGCCAGCTACACGCCCCACAAAGGCCTCACCGCTGAGGAGACGAGACACCACCACCGTATCCCTGAGTCCCTTCAG AAGCTCCAGATCCAGAGCCTGGAGGCCAGAGAGGAGCGGCAGAGCAGCTCCTCCCAGTCCACTCCCTCCACCACACCACACACCTCCCCAAAACAGCTACGCAG gagTTGGTTCAGCAGCACGGGTTCAGAGATCAGCATgagctcctccagcagcagcttagacatgggaggaggaggaggaggaggaggaggaggaggaggaggaggaggaggaggaggaggaggaggaggaggagacatggCAGGAGGCGCGGTTGAACGCTGGAGCGTGTTTGGTCCGCGGCCACAAGTACACAAATCCACATCTGACCTGGGATCAGACTCTGCAGCTGCAG CAGGCTTTGCGCTGCAGGCCTACCGTGGTGGCCAGAAACCGACCCCAATGGAAGTAATGAAGGCGCAGACCACTCGACTGGGCGACACTCCGGCAGCGCAGTCAATGGCTCCCCCTAAGATGGAGATCCCCACAGTGGACGGCAGGCGGCAGGGAACGCGGCCGCACAAGCTCAAACCCAGAGACATGAACATCCTGACGCCCTCTGGCTTCTAG